The following are encoded together in the Xanthobacter autotrophicus Py2 genome:
- a CDS encoding TRAP dicarboxylate transporter, DctP subunit (TIGRFAM: TRAP dicarboxylate transporter, DctP subunit~PFAM: TRAP dicarboxylate transporter- DctP subunit~KEGG: bja:blr2170 probable ABC transporter substrate-binding protein): MTNPPASKGLAQGLTRRTLLTAAAAIPLAGIITRARAAEFTYKLATGQDPTHPVNKRAQEAAQRILEATSGRLEIKVFPANQLGSDTDLLTQVRSGGVELFNLSASILATLVPVTGIVNTGFAFPDYDTVWKSVDGGLGTYIREQIAKAGLVAPIKFWDNGFRQVTSSTREIRTPEDMKGFKIRVPPAPMLTSVFKSLGAGATPINFNELYSALQTKVVEGQENPLAIISSARLYEVQKSCSMTGHVWDGYLILGNRRAFAALPEDLRTILVREFDRSGADERADIAALSQSLRADLTAKGITFIDVDREPFRKTLAETSFYADWRAKYGNEAWSLLEASVGKLG, encoded by the coding sequence ATGACCAATCCGCCCGCCTCCAAGGGCCTTGCGCAGGGTCTCACCCGCCGCACCCTGCTGACCGCAGCTGCCGCGATCCCGCTCGCCGGAATCATCACCCGCGCCCGCGCCGCCGAGTTCACCTACAAGCTCGCCACCGGACAGGACCCGACCCATCCGGTGAACAAGCGCGCCCAGGAAGCCGCGCAGCGGATTCTGGAGGCCACCTCCGGCCGGCTGGAAATCAAGGTGTTCCCGGCCAACCAGCTCGGTTCGGACACCGACCTGCTCACCCAGGTGCGTTCCGGCGGCGTGGAGCTGTTCAACCTCTCCGCCTCGATTCTCGCCACGCTGGTGCCGGTCACCGGTATCGTGAACACCGGTTTTGCCTTCCCGGACTACGACACGGTGTGGAAGTCTGTGGATGGCGGGCTCGGCACCTACATCCGCGAGCAGATCGCCAAGGCCGGGCTCGTCGCCCCCATCAAGTTCTGGGACAACGGCTTCCGGCAGGTGACCTCCTCCACCCGCGAGATCAGGACGCCCGAGGACATGAAGGGCTTCAAGATCCGCGTCCCGCCGGCGCCCATGCTGACCTCGGTGTTCAAGTCGCTGGGGGCGGGCGCGACGCCGATCAACTTCAACGAGCTGTATTCCGCGCTTCAGACCAAGGTGGTGGAAGGGCAGGAGAACCCGCTCGCCATCATCTCCTCGGCTCGTCTGTACGAGGTGCAGAAGTCCTGCTCCATGACCGGCCATGTGTGGGACGGCTACCTCATCCTCGGCAACCGCCGCGCCTTCGCCGCCCTGCCTGAGGACCTTCGCACCATCCTGGTGCGCGAGTTCGACCGCTCCGGCGCCGACGAGCGGGCCGACATCGCCGCGCTCAGCCAGTCGCTCCGGGCCGACCTGACGGCCAAGGGCATCACCTTCATCGACGTGGACCGCGAACCCTTCCGCAAGACGCTTGCCGAGACTTCCTTCTATGCCGATTGGCGTGCCAAATACGGCAACGAAGCCTGGTCGCTCCTTGAGGCGTCCGTCGGCAAGCTGGGGTGA
- a CDS encoding 3-hydroxyisobutyrate dehydrogenase (PFAM: NADP oxidoreductase coenzyme F420-dependent; 6-phosphogluconate dehydrogenase NAD-binding~KEGG: sme:SMc00274 putative oxidoreductase protein) yields the protein MTTIGFIGLGSMGLPMARNLVARGFEVTGFDLRAEARNALVAAGGKAADTAAAACAGADMAVLMVVNIAQARDVLFTGGVLDALAPGAAVLLMSTCPPAAVAEVAAEVEARGFTFVDAPVSGGVVGATAGSLTIMVGAGDAAFARAKPALGAMGAKVVHVGKDAGQGATAKVVNQLLCGAHLAVAAEALSLAERLGVDTTAMLDILGGSAAASWMLRDRGPRMLEADPTVTSAVDIFVKDLGLVLEAGREAKAALPMAALAHQMFLSVSGRGLGAADDSQVIRAYRSLQGRD from the coding sequence ATGACGACCATCGGCTTCATCGGTCTCGGCTCCATGGGCCTGCCCATGGCGCGCAACCTCGTGGCGCGGGGCTTCGAGGTCACCGGCTTCGACCTGCGCGCCGAGGCCCGCAACGCCCTCGTGGCGGCGGGCGGCAAGGCTGCCGACACCGCCGCGGCCGCCTGCGCCGGGGCGGACATGGCCGTGCTGATGGTGGTGAACATCGCCCAGGCCCGCGACGTGCTGTTCACTGGCGGCGTGCTCGATGCTCTCGCCCCCGGCGCTGCGGTCCTGCTCATGTCCACCTGCCCGCCGGCAGCGGTGGCCGAGGTGGCGGCAGAGGTGGAAGCGCGGGGCTTCACCTTCGTCGATGCCCCGGTTTCGGGCGGAGTGGTGGGCGCGACCGCCGGCTCCCTCACCATCATGGTGGGCGCCGGCGATGCCGCTTTCGCCCGCGCCAAGCCGGCGCTCGGCGCCATGGGCGCCAAGGTGGTGCATGTGGGCAAGGACGCTGGACAGGGCGCCACCGCGAAGGTGGTGAACCAGCTGCTGTGCGGCGCCCATCTCGCCGTCGCGGCGGAAGCCCTGTCGCTGGCCGAGCGGCTGGGCGTGGACACCACCGCCATGCTCGACATTCTCGGCGGATCGGCGGCTGCAAGCTGGATGCTGCGCGACCGCGGTCCCCGCATGCTGGAAGCCGACCCCACCGTCACCAGCGCCGTGGACATCTTCGTGAAGGATCTTGGCCTCGTGCTGGAGGCCGGACGCGAGGCCAAGGCCGCCCTGCCCATGGCAGCCCTCGCCCACCAGATGTTCCTCTCCGTCTCCGGCCGCGGCCTCGGCGCCGCCGACGACAGCCAGGTCATCCGCGCCTATCGCAGCCTGCAGGGCCGGGACTGA